A region of the Aphelocoma coerulescens isolate FSJ_1873_10779 chromosome 1, UR_Acoe_1.0, whole genome shotgun sequence genome:
CCTCCTGTCCCATTGCTGGGCACCACCAAGCACAGCCTGGTCCATGCTCTGAcacctcccttcagatactacATGGAATCTCAGAATCATTCGGGTtggagggacctctggagatcacccagtccaaccccctgccaaggcagggccacccagagcaggtgacacaggaacacgTCCAGGTGGGcttggaatgtctccagagagggagactccatgagctttctgggcagctgttccagtgctctgccaccctacACGTAAAGTTCCtcctgatgttgaggtggaacttcttgtgttttattttacagccaTTGCTCCccctcctgtcactgggcaccactgaaaagagtcaggcaccatcctcttggccCCTGTCTTACAAATACCTTTATGCACCTTCCTTACAGACATAAAATAGACTGTCATCATGCctgtatatacatatgtatgcaTGTATATATAAAACAATATACATTGTAATATATAATACACGTATGTGTAATTTTTATACATATTATACATATACATGCTATATACGTGCTATACCTACATATGTTACATATGCATGTTACATATAGACACCCACATATGGCATCTATACGTTATGTACATATATACGCATGTGTAacagacatatatatataatctcTATGTTATATACAGTCGTTCACACAGCAGTGACCTCCAACTGGGGGAGCACAACCACGACAGAAAACCACCAAGGCTGGAAAGTTTTAAAGTGATGTTTCGATACGAGAAAACGCTGACAAGGAGCACGGAAAGGCACGAACCGCAGCAGGGCCAGCGGCTCCTGCACCGCCCCAGCACCGCCCGGCCCTGCCAGCGGGGCCACGCACGGGCCCCTGCGAGCCCCCTCAGGGGGCACCGGGCGGCCTCCGCCGCTCTGCCCCACCAGGCCGCACCGCACcccgcagagccccggccccgcacgCCCCGCACTGACCCGTCCTGCCCGGGCCGCGCCGCCAGCAGCCGCCCCCCGCCGCTCGCCACCGCCATCGCCCCGCGCAGCGCCAGCGCCGGCCGGGCCCCGGGGCTCCGCCCGCCGCCATCGCCGCCCGCCATGCGCCCGCGCCGCCACGTGCGCTGCTGCGTcaccgccccgcgccgccccgcgcccgccccgcccacCGGCGGCGCCGTGAGGGCTCCGagcaagatggcggcggcggcggcggcggcgctgaggggcggcgggcggggggtgACCCGCGAGGTAAAGGGGCTCCTCGGGCCGATTGCCGTACCCCCTAACTCCCTCAGCTGTCGGCATTCCCTCCCGCTTTCTTAACTCGTGTTACGTTGTCCCCTGCAGGTGTTGCTGCTGGAGGCGCGGGGGCTCTGCACGAAGCCGGTGGGCACCGGGACGGCGCCGCCAAAGAGTAAGAGGGTGGTTAGATAGTGAGAGGTATCGGGGTGTCAGTAAAAGGAGTGGGTGAGGAAAGCTGGAGGAGGGTCACGCCTCGGAAGAGGCGCTGCATAAGCTGGGAAAAACCAAGGACTGAAAGGTCATCGCCATGTAAACGAGGGTTTCTGGTAAAATGTACCGTGTAGTAATAAAAGTAAAAGTAAAGGCCTGGCTGTGTGGAATATATTTATAGGCCATATACATAGACACACATGTGTGTAGTTGTATATTTATGAGCTTGTCACTTCTTCCCTGTTCACCTTaatattcaaggccaggctggatgggacagtGTCAGACTGTTCAGCGTGTACGAAGGGGAATGgcttaaaactgaaagaaaatagggttgggttaggttagatatcagaaaaaaattgtttactgtgagggtggtgaggccctggcacagcttgcccagagaagctgtggatgccccatccctagaagtgtttTTAGGAGGTGTAAAACCTAGTTTTTAACTTTAGATGATTGCCCTTGTCCTTCAAAATGTTTGTGTTACCAGGATTAAAGAATAGGAAGACTTAGAGAAAGACTTCCAAGGTCCAAATATCCCAAATAGCAGCTCCAGACAACAGTGTAAGAAGCtgccatgtccttcctgtgttaAATTTGGTTATAATGCTTCTTGCCCCAGAGGTTTGCAAGCCTGAACCTTGTTTTGGGTGCTGCCCTCCATCCCACATTGAGGAGTATTTGAAACCATTTTGTCCCTGACCAAAGTCAGAACAGGAATACAGATTTCAAACACTGATGCCTTGTTTGTGTAAATGGAGGCTCAGTGGTTCAGTGAGGTTTCCTGTCCCAAATTAGAGATCCAGGTGCTGGAACAGGAAAGCTCCATGGAACCACATGTAGGAGTGATCAGACTTGTTGACTGCTGTTGAAAAGATCACTGAAAGTGTAGTTGAATGCAGACTTCTGCCACCTTCCTAAATGCCAAAGCAAATAAAAGCCTGGCTGTTCCATTAAGAAAGCCTTCACTGCATAGATTAATTGAACAGCAAATTGCTTTTtattacaatttatttttttgcattaaGTGTATTTGAGATGTACTTTAGTATCAGTTTCTGGATTCACTGTCCTGCAGCTCTGATTTGTGTCAGGAGACCTCTTAGGCCAGCTTTCCCAGCCAGCTGCTTCCCCTGCAAACACTCCAGGTTAATTAAGATGCATAGGATGCAGCTGCCTTTGCCAGATTCTGACTGGAACAGGATGTGCAAATTTTCCTTGCTTTGATAAAATAGTCATGTTTACATACAGAGTCAGTGATGGGAAATAGACCTGTAATTTCTGCCTGTCACCTGAGTGTGAACAGGCTTTAAACACCTTCTGGGAATGATGCTGATGTTCCAAGCATCAGGAAGAACACATCTGGGAATGATATTCCTGTGACTGATACGGATGTGGTGTTCTTTGGGCAAAGTGATGCAGGTACAGATTAGCAAAGTTTGAAATACCTTAATTAAAGTGTATCAGTCATATTGGGTCTTTCAGCTTTTAATCATAAAGTCTGTCTTTTCCACTTATCCAAACTTAACTGTTTAAAGTGTTATTCCAGTAACTAATGGTCAAGTTGAATTTTACCTGCCTTCTTGGTTTCTTAGGATGTTGTAGCATTAATACTTTTTCAGGTTTTGCTCAGCTTTCCCTTGCCTGTCCTTCCTTTGGCCATTCTTGTGTTAGTTTGACCTCCTCTATGCTTCTCTGAAGAACTCTTCCATCCTGAGTGATGCTTCCTTGCATGTTAGTCTCTCCAGGCTGCTGTTTAGCTGGGTCAGGGAGTCAGACCTCTTCCAAAGGTGGCTGCCCatcctcctgcctccccctgcccttCCTTCCCATCCTGCACCTTCCATCTGGCAGAGAGAAGTATGTGCTTGAAATTATTCAAAATACTACCTGTAAACTTGATACTTCTTTTCATTGTATTTTGTTATGATAAAAACTCTGCATTTCTTTCTAAAgtactttgcttttattttcatgtgCTTGTCTCTTCTGTGGTGTTTTCATCATACAGGGTATTACTGTAAAAGACTAGTGAGGGGAAAACTACATTTAGTTTATAGTCTTATAAAGTAGGTCTGGATTTCCAAATTCTGCAGATAAATCTGCATAATGGGCTGGAAATCTGGTGAATTTTGCTGCTGGTTGGAAGTGGTGCAATTTGTAATGGAGTTGGCTTTGCTATAGCCAGTTCAAGCCATGGTGAATCTTCTTAATGTGCTCCCTGTCCTCCTTGACCTCCTGTTTTTTGTAACTACAACAGTATTTGCTGTTGCTCAGCCTCTTGAGGATGATAATAAGCATCCACAGGGTATTATGTACTCTCTGAAAGGACCTGAAAATTGCTACCTTCTTCTTCAACTGTTTGTTCCTTGTCTGGAGAGTTTAGCTTAATGCAGGTATCCACGAGGGAGAAAAAACAGACAGAAACAAACATGAAGCATCAGGAGATCTTCTAAGACTTCTTTAACAAAGAGGTCTCAAACCAGAAATAGGAAGTGAAGACTGTGGGAGATAAGGTCTTGGAGAAATAGTGTTGGACTGTGGGGGTACACCTCAGCTGGCAGAGGTCACGTGGGCAATGAACAAGTAATACCTTCATGGATGGCCTCAGGTATCTCTTACTCTGCTGCTTTGCCTTTTGGGAGTCATCCCTCCCTTCTGCTTCCAGGATAACTCTTgcaagcagctgtggctgtgtctCTTTACTTTGTCTGCTTCGCTGGCTTGTTCACAGACAAGCGTtgtctctgcagcagcatttgaAGAGCTTGGCTAACGAGCCATCCTGATGCTCACCTGAGATAGGGAAGTGTCTGCAAACCGTTTCCAGTGATGCAGAGTTGAAGCACAGGGAAAACCAGCTCTTGGAGGAGTCTGGCAAAACGAGGAATATAAGGATTTATCTCCTGAGTTTTGGCATTGCAGCAGCAAAAACTGTTACATGCTACTACAACTCCAGTTCCTTTAACTTAAAAAGTCTTAAAACTTTCTGCTTTGCAATGCCTGTGTTTAGCATTATAATTCCTTCAATGTATTTTTGTACCAGATTATCTCTGAAAGTTAAAACTGTGTGACTGAGATCAATAACAGCAATGTCAGATACAATGATGATAATCCTCTTTATGCCGTTTCCTAGATGTAGTGGCACCACAGGGAAGCACCAAGCTGCTTGCCAGGAAGGCACCAGTTGAATTTCGTAAAATGTTGTCTTCTAGCTCTCTCCTGCTGTCTGCAGACAAAGGGGAGAGCATATCTAGTACCAGCCCCAAGGAAGCTGCAAAATGTGCTGAAGACACGAGGATGTCCATGTCAAGAAAAACTGTGGTTGCATTTCCTCAGCGAGGAGTTGTTTCCTCCCTTGAGGAGGAAAACCTCACTACACCTGCAAGAGGAGGAGGCCTTAGGAAAGAGTTAGTTGAAGAACAAACTTCATCTTCATCCAGCTCAGAGTCAGATTCTAGCTCAGATTCTGAAGATGAAAATATTGATGATTCAGAAGTTCCCATTAAAACTAAAGTTGAGTTTCCCAGGCGAGATCCTATCTTTTCTGAGAACATAGCAGTAAAGGCATCAATGCTGGCAAAAGAGAAATTGTCCCAGAAATCCCTCAAAGAATATGGAATTAAGAAGCTGCCACGCAAACCAGAAATTAATGTGTCTCCTGTAAAGCAGATCAAATTTTCTAAAACATCAGTCAGCCAGGAAACATCAAAATCCAAAGCAAGAGACCCCAAAGTAAAATCCACTCCAAAAGAGCAGAAGTCAGTCTTAGAACCACATGTGGTGAAAAGTCTGGATCTGACCAATGTCACTCATAAATCTGATCCTGTGGAGGAAAAGTCCATTGGAACCCAGGTAGCAGCTGTTCAACTGAAAGCCTCAGCAGTGACTCAGGAAGACAAAAAGCAAAAACTGATATCcagaggagagaaggaaaaggtgaaGGAGGCACAGGAGCTGGAAGCAAAAGAAGTAACTGCTCCTAAAGTGGAAGAGACTTCTGGAAGCACAGTGTTGGTGATGGGCACCATGGCAGAGGAGGAGATCACGCAGGAAGCAGGAGTCCAGGCTGGAGAAAGCAGCACGATAGAGGGTACAACTTTAAATTGTTTGAACTTTATGATTCATCTGGGCTAAGGTTTGACTTTTTTAAAGGGTTTCCACATCTTCTCTGATCTTTGTACTGAAGCTGACAGAGTGGCAGTGACTCTCTGGAAGATAAATTGTTGTTCATTGCTAATTGTTTTAAGCTGTCAGTAATACTCAGTCTCCAGCTATGCTGTGAAAGGAAGCGGTTTCATTTCTCTGTATTTATAGTTTCATAAAGCAGTTACTTATAAAATGGAAACAAGATTGCTTCCACTGTGAGCAAAATCATGGGTTTTATATGACAACACTTGTTTtcattcttctcttttctcGGAAGGATTTCGTAGCTGCCATTCTCATGAGTCAAACTTGATGCCATCTCATTGTTGCTTAAACCCTGCtctctttctggttttgttttggattttttggggttttgatgggtttttttcaatctATCAGTGTTTCAGATTTCAGTAGACTTTGAAAATTCATAGTGTAATGCCAGAAACAGGTGGTGTTGATTCTGAGACTGGAAGGTTGCAAATAACTCGTGTGGAAGTAGTGAGTCAGTTTTGTAGTGAGCTGTGGAGGAGACAGTGGTGTTTTCAGGGAAGACCATCATGCATCATGCAATCATCtctttggctgtgcttcccTATCTGACTTCCCCTTCTTATTTACTGCCATCCTCTTAATTGCCTGCTGATCTCATTTTGTGTATCTCGGTAGCAGATGTCCCTCTGGCCTGATCTGTCATGATTCTGCCTTTCATCTTAGGCAGTATAAATCTGCCATTCTTGAGACCCCTCTTCTCATTGCTACTCTGAATTAAAGAATTTGCCTGCTTGGAAGTAAAAGCAGCATGCTTGGATATCATCCTTCAGGAAAGGCCCTGGGGGCCAAGGGAACAGCAAATGGAATgtgagccagcaatgtgcccTCCAAGCAAAGGCCCCTGAGGGTTACTTGGGAggagcaggctgagggagctgcagtTCCTCCCCTGGTGAGGTGCACCCAGGGTGCAGTGTTCAGTTTGGGGCTCCCCAGTGCAAGGGAGATGTGGGGCTGCTGGACAGCATCCAGCAAAGTGCCACTGAAATGATGGAGGGACTGGAGTAGCCtgtgaagaaaggctgagagagctgggactgttcagcccAGAAAAGAGAAGGTTCAGACAGAACGTCATCAATGTGTGGAAATAAACAGAAGGAGAGTGCAGAGAAGACAGAGGTAATGCTTTTTAGTGGTACACAGTGATGGGACAAGAAGCAGTGggtacaaactgaaacacagggtTTTGCCTCAACATCAgtgaactctttttttttactgtgagtgATGGAGCACCGCACAGGTTGCACAGAGAGGTGGTGGGGTCTCCGTCCTTGGAGACACTCAAAAGCTGTCTGGATGGGGTCCTGGGCCTCCTGCTGTAGCTGACCCTGCCTGATTATTTGGGGTTGGACCAGCTGACCTACAGAGGTGTCTTCCAACCTcagccattctgtgactctgaagTGTCTGACCGGGTTAAGTGACAAAATAGTTGCATTTGTATGTCAGCTTCCAGGAGATGGTGCTGAGTAAAAGACCTGCCTTCTGTTTGAGGGGTTGGTTGGCTCATAATTTCGTCTGTTTCCTTGCCTTTTTCCCTGATGGCAACTCGAATGACTGGAAGTGGCCCTCTGTGCTGTGGTccagttgacaaggtggtgatcagCCAAGagtggactcgatgatcttggaggtcttttccatcctAAATGATTCTGCACTTCAAATAACAAAATGCAGCACTGTTTGCAAGTGATAATTTTGATTTGCTTGTTCCTTCTTGCAGTAAAGAAAGCATaagctttctttaaaaaagaacaaaaatttgGGATGGGCTATTTTTTTATCTACAGATGATGCTTTTCTCACCATTCATCCACAGTGGAGTTCTAGATGCTCAAACATTATTTTTGTCTGGTGTCTCCAGATGTATCTTgttctctcttccttctttgAGAACAGCCACTGCTTTTCCTTGTTTGACATTCAGAGCTGCCTGTACCACCTGTAATTCCTACTTCtgtcctgcccctgtgcccttTTGTCTGCAAActctgcagcagccacacaGAAGATGTAAAAGGAATTTTTCTCAGTACAAACCTGGATGTTCAGGTGATATCATCCCTTTGTAGAGCAGTCAGCAAAACCTGCTGACTTGAACTGCTGAGTGAGGAGCAAAGTTGTAGCTGCTAACTCAGAAATAGGCCTGTGATTCATTTTGGAAGAATATCCCATGAAGTGCTTGCTCTTTAAGAGACAAAGCAGAGACCAAGGATGAAGTGTGGGCAGGATGAAGTCAGGAATAAATTTTTCCTTCGAGAAGCCAAGTGCAGTGTATTTGGGCAGGAAAAATGAGTCTCCATCTGCTTTCCTTCTTGCACATCTGTCTCCGAATTTGGAACAACTGTCTCTTGCAGGTTGAGTGTACTCTTGCCTCCACTTGGCTGTTCTTGGGGCTCTTTGGAGCAAAGAGCATCATCTGGCTCTTCTCTCTGTAGTGTTGTCTCCTATGAGCTGTGTCAGGAGGAACTGAGCAGTAGGCACAGGGCTATTTCCTGTCCTGTTTTGCTGAAACCATGACTTACTACCTTGAGGTTTATAAGCAAGCCTTGCTAAATGCTATGGATATTTCTCTTAATCTGATAGCTTCACACTGCAGTCATTATGTCATAAGTAAAGGGAAATCCTGGTGTTGCAGTTCTTGTGTTTCTATTGTAGGTGCACCTATTACTAAAAGGGCTTAATACAGTCTAACCTGAACCACCACATACAAACTTATATGACAAAGCTTTTCACTACATTGTGTGTCTTCTTCTATTGTTAAAACTCTGGGTATACAAGAATAAATTAATATTAGGAGTaaagttttatttcttgctATTTCCTTTGTTGTAAAATCAGCCTGTAATGAGAACCTTTTATGTAAATTACACTGCCTAGATTTGCATAATATTCTAAAAGCATAAGAATTAATGTTGGCTTTAACATGAAGTAAAGAGTTCTAAATAACTTTATTGGGTTATTCTTTTTGGAGTAGAGCTAATACAAAGTATAAAAGAttatatttacaaaaaaaagaaatttgcatCAAAGCCTCTTGATATATTACTGTTTGGTATAACCAcatttgaaattaaattgtGGAGATCTTGCTAATTCCATCACTTCTCCCCATGGCAAAAATTCAATCTGTAAAGTAGCTCTAATAGCTGTATCTCATGGTCTGACAGGATGATACATCATTTGTACTGCTCCTTTGCCCCTCCTGCTTTGCTAAGAATGTCACCTACTGTTCTGGCTGGAATGAAAACCAAGGCAACTATGAGAAAGCCAGGAAATGCAGACATATGTCTTGCAAAGATAAATGGAATGTTCTGCCCTGTGCACCCCCAGCATTAGGTGGTAGTTTGGGTTTAAAACCTGCACTGTATGAGATGCCTTGTACTGATCCCTGTTCCCCACTGCACAGTAATGCGCTGCTTCAGGGCCAGACAAGGCACCAGCTGGGCTTAGGAAACTTCTCCTTTTGTTGTAGTTGCtgacttttctcttttaaatgttGACTGGATGAGGCATCTGA
Encoded here:
- the NDUFV3 gene encoding NADH dehydrogenase [ubiquinone] flavoprotein 3, mitochondrial — translated: MAAAAAAALRGGGRGVTREVLLLEARGLCTKPVGTGTAPPKNVVAPQGSTKLLARKAPVEFRKMLSSSSLLLSADKGESISSTSPKEAAKCAEDTRMSMSRKTVVAFPQRGVVSSLEEENLTTPARGGGLRKELVEEQTSSSSSSESDSSSDSEDENIDDSEVPIKTKVEFPRRDPIFSENIAVKASMLAKEKLSQKSLKEYGIKKLPRKPEINVSPVKQIKFSKTSVSQETSKSKARDPKVKSTPKEQKSVLEPHVVKSLDLTNVTHKSDPVEEKSIGTQVAAVQLKASAVTQEDKKQKLISRGEKEKVKEAQELEAKEVTAPKVEETSGSTVLVMGTMAEEEITQEAGVQAGESSTIEETTAPAQEEFDNSTYKNLQHHEYHTYTFHDYITVLSKYRQPQPSSGRPSPRH